One window of the Streptomyces sp. NBC_00259 genome contains the following:
- the kdpB gene encoding potassium-transporting ATPase subunit KdpB gives MTTNVKKQEEPGSMTPSPTATPTRAPHQDVPTGHKPDAGRVGGGLFDPKQLVTSFPDAIRKLDPRVMIKSPVMFVVLVGSVLTTVFAVMNPSDWFGWAITAWLWLTTIFANLAEAVAEGRGKAQADTLRKAKTDTVARRLGKDGRTEERVPGTDLRIGDLVVCEAGDIIPGDGDVVEGVASVDESAITGESAPVIRESGGDRSAVTGGTKVLSDRIVIKITTKPGETFIDRMISLVEGAARQKTPNEIALNILLASLTIVFLLAVVTLQPFATYADAPQSMIVLVALLVCLIPTTIGALLSAIGIAGMDRLVQRNVLAMSGRAVEAAGDVSTLLLDKTGTITLGNRQAAEFVPVKGVTAAELADAAQLSSLADETPEGRSIVVLAKEKYGLRERHQGELSNATWVPFTAQTRMSGVDLVEDGTGRKVRKGATASVISWVKEQGGEVAGDADTLANGISAAGGTPLLVAAEDDKGARVLGVIHLKDVVKDGMRERFEELRRMGIRTVMITGDNPLTAKAIAEEAGVDDFLAEATPEDKMALIKREQAGGKLVAMTGDGTNDAPALAQADVGVAMNTGTSAAKEAGNMVDLDSNPTKLIEIVEIGKQLLITRGALTTFSIANDVAKYFAIIPAMFAVVYPGLDKLNIMQLSSPESAILSAVIFNALIIIALVPLALKGVRYRPTSADRMLRRNLGIYGLGGLVAPFIGIKIIDLVISLIPGLR, from the coding sequence ATGACCACCAACGTAAAGAAGCAAGAGGAGCCCGGCTCCATGACACCGAGTCCGACGGCCACGCCCACCCGGGCCCCGCACCAGGACGTCCCCACCGGGCACAAGCCCGACGCCGGGCGCGTAGGCGGGGGCCTGTTCGACCCCAAGCAGCTGGTCACGTCCTTCCCGGACGCGATCCGCAAGCTCGACCCCCGGGTGATGATCAAGTCCCCGGTCATGTTCGTCGTCCTGGTCGGCTCGGTGCTGACCACGGTCTTCGCGGTCATGAACCCGTCCGACTGGTTCGGCTGGGCCATCACCGCCTGGCTGTGGCTGACCACGATCTTCGCCAACCTGGCGGAGGCCGTGGCCGAGGGCCGCGGCAAGGCGCAGGCGGACACGCTGCGCAAGGCCAAGACCGACACCGTGGCGCGCCGTCTGGGCAAGGACGGCAGGACCGAGGAGCGGGTGCCCGGCACCGACCTGCGCATCGGCGACCTGGTCGTCTGCGAGGCCGGCGACATCATCCCCGGCGACGGTGACGTCGTCGAGGGCGTCGCCTCGGTGGACGAGTCCGCCATCACCGGTGAGTCGGCCCCGGTCATCCGCGAGTCCGGCGGCGACCGCTCGGCCGTCACCGGCGGTACGAAGGTGCTGTCCGACCGCATCGTCATCAAGATCACGACGAAGCCGGGCGAGACCTTCATCGACCGCATGATCAGCCTGGTCGAGGGCGCCGCCCGGCAGAAGACGCCCAACGAGATCGCGCTGAACATCCTGCTCGCCTCGCTGACGATCGTCTTCCTGCTCGCGGTGGTGACGCTGCAGCCGTTCGCGACGTACGCGGACGCCCCGCAGTCGATGATCGTGCTCGTCGCCCTCCTGGTCTGTCTCATCCCGACCACCATCGGCGCCCTGCTCTCGGCGATCGGCATCGCCGGCATGGACCGGCTCGTCCAGCGCAATGTGCTGGCCATGTCCGGCCGCGCCGTCGAGGCCGCCGGTGACGTGTCGACGCTGCTGCTCGACAAGACCGGCACCATCACCCTCGGCAACCGCCAGGCCGCGGAGTTCGTCCCCGTCAAGGGCGTCACCGCCGCCGAGCTCGCCGACGCAGCCCAGCTCTCCTCGCTCGCCGACGAGACCCCCGAGGGCCGCTCGATCGTCGTCCTCGCGAAGGAGAAGTACGGCCTGCGCGAGCGCCACCAGGGCGAGCTGTCGAACGCCACCTGGGTGCCGTTCACCGCCCAGACGCGGATGTCCGGAGTCGACCTCGTCGAGGACGGGACCGGGCGCAAGGTCCGCAAGGGCGCCACCGCCTCCGTGATCTCCTGGGTCAAGGAGCAGGGCGGCGAGGTCGCCGGCGACGCGGATACCCTTGCCAACGGGATTTCCGCGGCCGGTGGCACGCCGCTTCTGGTTGCCGCCGAGGATGACAAGGGTGCTCGTGTACTGGGTGTCATCCATCTGAAGGACGTCGTCAAGGACGGCATGCGCGAGCGGTTCGAGGAACTGCGCCGCATGGGCATCCGTACCGTCATGATCACGGGTGACAACCCGCTGACCGCCAAGGCGATCGCCGAAGAGGCGGGCGTCGACGACTTCCTCGCGGAGGCCACTCCCGAGGACAAGATGGCGCTCATCAAGCGGGAGCAGGCCGGCGGCAAGCTCGTCGCGATGACGGGCGACGGCACCAACGACGCCCCGGCGCTGGCCCAGGCGGACGTCGGTGTGGCGATGAACACCGGTACCTCGGCCGCCAAGGAGGCCGGGAACATGGTGGACCTCGACTCCAACCCGACCAAGCTCATCGAGATCGTCGAGATCGGCAAGCAGCTCCTCATCACCCGGGGCGCGCTGACCACCTTCTCCATCGCCAACGACGTGGCGAAGTACTTCGCGATCATCCCCGCGATGTTCGCGGTGGTCTACCCGGGCCTGGACAAGCTCAACATCATGCAGCTGTCCTCGCCCGAGTCCGCGATCCTGTCCGCGGTCATCTTCAACGCGCTGATCATCATCGCCCTCGTGCCGCTCGCCCTGAAGGGCGTGCGCTACCGGCCGACCAGCGCGGACAGGATGCTCCGCCGCAACCTCGGGATCTACGGACTCGGCGGCCTCGTCGCCCCGTTCATCGGCATCAAGATCATCGACCTTGTCATCTCCCTCATCCCCGGGCTGCGTTAA
- a CDS encoding potassium-transporting ATPase subunit C: MNTSFGNAARLIGAGLRALLVLTLVTGVIYPLVVTGVAQGLFPGKANGSEITADGKVVGSSLIGQTYNLPKKNPDDAEEAAVPDLKWFQPRPSNGLGSNSVNTQYSLILSGATNRSGDNEELIQWVKDAKAAVVKDNSTAGYKVKPSDVPADAVTSSGSGLDPHISPQYAKLQIHRVAEKNHLTVAQVDKLVADHTEGRTLGFAGEPRVNVLQLNIALKQLTEK, encoded by the coding sequence ATGAACACATCGTTTGGAAACGCGGCACGGCTGATCGGGGCCGGGCTCCGCGCCCTGCTCGTCCTGACCCTGGTGACCGGCGTCATCTACCCGCTGGTCGTCACGGGCGTGGCCCAGGGCCTGTTCCCCGGCAAGGCGAACGGCTCGGAGATCACGGCGGACGGCAAGGTCGTCGGCTCCTCGCTGATCGGGCAGACGTACAACCTGCCCAAGAAGAACCCGGACGACGCGGAGGAGGCCGCGGTCCCGGACCTGAAGTGGTTCCAGCCGCGCCCGTCCAACGGCCTCGGCAGCAACAGCGTCAACACCCAGTACTCGCTGATCCTCTCCGGAGCGACCAACCGCTCCGGTGACAACGAGGAACTGATCCAGTGGGTCAAGGACGCCAAGGCCGCCGTCGTCAAGGACAACTCCACGGCCGGCTACAAGGTCAAGCCGTCGGACGTGCCGGCCGATGCCGTCACCTCCTCCGGCTCCGGACTGGACCCGCACATCTCCCCCCAGTACGCGAAGCTCCAGATCCACCGCGTCGCCGAGAAGAACCACCTCACCGTCGCTCAGGTCGACAAGCTCGTCGCCGACCACACCGAAGGCCGGACCCTCGGCTTCGCGGGCGAGCCCCGGGTCAACGTGCTCCAGCTCAACATCGCGCTGAAGCAGCTCACCGAGAAGTGA
- a CDS encoding response regulator transcription factor, giving the protein MTRVLVVEDDPQLVRALVINLKARGFEADTATDGARALRLAGEFAPDVILLDLGLPDMDGIDVLHALRVHSRVPVLVVSARRTSDEKIAALDAGADDYITKPFSMDELLARLRASARRVLPAPPGERSLIVTTEDFTVDLPAKKVMRQGRDVRLTPTEWHLLEVLIRNRGRLVGQRQLLQEVWGPAYDTQSNYLRVYMAQLRRKLEADPSHPRHLVTAPGMGYRFES; this is encoded by the coding sequence ATGACCCGGGTGCTGGTGGTCGAGGACGACCCACAGCTCGTACGGGCTCTCGTGATCAACCTGAAGGCGCGCGGCTTCGAGGCGGACACCGCGACCGACGGGGCCCGTGCCCTGCGGCTCGCCGGGGAGTTCGCCCCGGACGTCATCCTCCTCGACCTCGGGCTGCCGGACATGGACGGCATCGACGTCCTGCACGCACTGCGCGTCCACAGCCGGGTGCCCGTCCTCGTCGTCTCCGCCCGCCGGACCTCGGACGAGAAGATCGCCGCGCTCGACGCGGGCGCCGACGACTACATCACCAAGCCGTTCAGCATGGACGAACTCCTCGCCCGGCTGCGCGCGTCGGCCCGCCGGGTACTGCCCGCACCGCCCGGCGAGCGGTCGCTGATCGTCACGACCGAGGACTTCACCGTCGACCTGCCGGCCAAGAAGGTCATGCGGCAGGGGCGTGACGTGCGCCTCACGCCGACCGAGTGGCATCTGCTGGAAGTGCTGATCCGCAACCGCGGCCGGCTCGTGGGCCAAAGACAGCTCCTCCAGGAGGTCTGGGGTCCCGCCTACGACACACAGAGCAACTATCTCCGCGTCTACATGGCCCAGTTGAGACGCAAGCTCGAAGCCGACCCCTCCCACCCTCGGCACCTCGTCACGGCACCGGGCATGGGCTATCGCTTCGAGAGCTGA
- a CDS encoding cell division protein SepF, with the protein MSRYERYDVTDEQWEGLAQVVPLRGRNEWPSRVDHHTIPRDAMDGAFDDAAAEQRRMVVLRVQVFADAREVAEYLIAQIPVLLDLTSADTDVAKRILDFSSGVVFGLGCGMHRVDRNVFLLAPAGTEVDGLAAAAVPHS; encoded by the coding sequence ATGAGCAGGTACGAGAGGTACGACGTCACCGACGAGCAGTGGGAGGGCCTCGCCCAGGTCGTCCCGCTGCGCGGGCGCAACGAGTGGCCGTCCCGCGTTGACCACCACACGATTCCGCGGGACGCCATGGACGGCGCGTTCGACGACGCCGCCGCGGAACAGCGACGCATGGTCGTCCTGCGCGTCCAGGTCTTCGCGGACGCACGCGAGGTCGCCGAGTACCTCATCGCGCAGATCCCCGTGCTGCTCGACCTCACGAGCGCGGACACCGACGTCGCCAAGCGGATCCTCGACTTCAGCAGCGGAGTCGTCTTCGGACTCGGCTGCGGCATGCACCGGGTGGACCGGAACGTGTTCCTGCTCGCCCCCGCGGGCACGGAGGTCGACGGCCTCGCGGCGGCGGCCGTCCCCCATTCGTAG
- a CDS encoding ATP-binding protein — protein sequence MDVTGPRPTLTELRLSAFAAHRARVFPLGPVTLFAGPSGSGKSTALRAYEALARLGAGAALDEVFPDPAACVPERSERDDQGRRGFRIGCTVDGPAGPVRLDLAVQADPRLRIVGERLTGQGRTLLSTALRDPGRPSVQAAWHTAGADRVTRAPLPDDRLGTALLPLRVAGSTDGQRQVLAAAEQVVVALRSVFACDPRPERMREPVLPGEGRLRRGCDNLAEVLHRTRHECTRRHARLTSVARAGCAGPVTEVGIEELTDGTVRAVLARGAQDGPDPTTPLGRLGDGELRFLALALVLLTGPGVLAVDPAAEVPGALQSLTVLADGLDRCLDSAQARELASLAASICADGHLRLVGAVGEATAARGIAGVTVVDLVR from the coding sequence ATGGACGTCACAGGCCCCCGCCCCACCCTCACCGAACTGCGGCTCTCCGCCTTCGCCGCGCATCGCGCCCGTGTCTTCCCGCTCGGCCCCGTGACCCTGTTCGCGGGCCCGAGCGGCAGCGGCAAGTCGACCGCCCTGCGGGCCTACGAGGCACTGGCCCGGCTCGGCGCGGGTGCGGCGCTCGACGAGGTCTTCCCCGACCCTGCGGCCTGCGTCCCCGAACGCTCGGAACGCGACGACCAGGGCAGACGGGGATTCAGGATCGGCTGCACCGTCGACGGCCCGGCCGGTCCCGTACGCCTGGACCTCGCCGTACAGGCCGACCCTCGACTCCGCATCGTCGGCGAGCGTTTGACCGGCCAGGGACGGACCCTGCTCAGCACGGCGCTGCGCGACCCCGGGCGCCCCTCGGTCCAGGCCGCCTGGCACACGGCGGGCGCCGACCGGGTCACCCGCGCCCCGCTGCCCGACGACCGGCTCGGCACGGCACTGCTTCCGCTGCGCGTCGCGGGCAGCACGGACGGGCAGCGGCAGGTGCTGGCCGCGGCCGAGCAGGTCGTGGTGGCGCTGCGGTCGGTGTTCGCCTGCGATCCGCGGCCCGAGCGCATGCGCGAACCGGTCCTGCCCGGGGAGGGGCGGCTCAGGCGCGGCTGCGACAACCTGGCGGAGGTGCTGCACCGCACCCGCCACGAATGCACACGGCGGCACGCACGGCTCACCTCCGTGGCCCGCGCCGGCTGCGCGGGCCCGGTCACCGAGGTGGGCATCGAGGAACTCACCGACGGAACGGTCCGCGCGGTCCTCGCCAGAGGCGCGCAGGACGGGCCGGACCCGACCACTCCGCTCGGCCGCCTCGGCGACGGCGAACTGCGCTTCCTCGCCCTCGCCCTCGTCCTGCTCACCGGACCGGGGGTGCTCGCCGTCGACCCGGCCGCGGAGGTCCCGGGAGCCCTGCAGTCGCTCACCGTCCTCGCGGACGGCCTCGACCGCTGCCTGGACAGCGCCCAGGCCCGTGAACTCGCCTCGCTGGCCGCGTCGATCTGCGCCGACGGGCATCTGCGGCTGGTGGGGGCGGTGGGGGAGGCGACGGCCGCGCGGGGGATCGCGGGAGTGACGGTGGTAGACCTGGTGCGGTGA
- a CDS encoding nucleotide pyrophosphohydrolase, with translation MTEPDVKALQRRLAEFAAARNWEPYHTPKNLAVALTVEAAELVEIFQWLTPEESARVMDDPRQAHRVADEVADVLAYLLQFCEVLGVDALTALAEKIDRNELRFPAAERPSSGPTPHDRHSSE, from the coding sequence GTGACGGAACCGGATGTGAAAGCACTGCAGCGCAGACTGGCCGAGTTCGCGGCGGCACGGAACTGGGAGCCCTACCACACACCGAAGAATCTCGCGGTCGCGCTCACGGTGGAAGCAGCCGAACTGGTAGAGATCTTCCAGTGGCTGACACCGGAGGAGTCGGCACGGGTGATGGACGATCCGCGCCAGGCGCACCGCGTGGCGGACGAGGTGGCGGACGTGCTCGCGTATCTCCTCCAGTTCTGCGAGGTGCTCGGCGTCGACGCGCTGACCGCCCTCGCCGAGAAGATCGACCGCAACGAACTCCGCTTCCCGGCCGCCGAGCGGCCGTCGAGCGGACCAACACCACACGATCGTCACTCTTCGGAGTGA
- a CDS encoding DUF6099 family protein: MDAERLIAAGRRALAECRAALDVVAEAWQTQALAQAIGSQLAVRGPQELRGEARGLSEAGGRGGGLTDGCVLRTGGPRAAQLTEVADPRRALTALGTLLGEVGMALVGVACATDEEGLYWQCIEAIDAADESSDRVRAMLRRLSLHEPVRDRTRDRQIAPGRGDPAEPTASPP; the protein is encoded by the coding sequence ATGGATGCGGAGCGGCTCATCGCGGCCGGCAGGCGGGCACTCGCGGAGTGCCGTGCCGCGCTCGACGTCGTGGCGGAGGCCTGGCAGACCCAGGCCCTCGCCCAGGCGATCGGAAGTCAACTGGCCGTGCGCGGCCCGCAGGAGCTCAGAGGCGAGGCGCGCGGACTGAGCGAGGCCGGCGGCCGCGGCGGCGGACTCACCGACGGCTGTGTGCTGCGCACCGGCGGCCCCAGAGCCGCCCAGCTCACCGAAGTCGCCGACCCGCGACGTGCGTTGACCGCGCTGGGCACACTGCTCGGCGAGGTCGGGATGGCGCTCGTCGGCGTCGCCTGCGCCACGGACGAGGAAGGTCTGTACTGGCAGTGCATCGAAGCGATCGACGCCGCCGACGAGTCGAGCGACCGGGTCCGCGCGATGCTGCGCCGCCTCTCCTTGCACGAGCCGGTCCGGGACCGCACCCGGGACCGGCAGATCGCCCCCGGCCGCGGCGATCCCGCGGAGCCGACCGCGAGCCCGCCCTGA
- a CDS encoding LLM class F420-dependent oxidoreductase has translation MDLRIFTEPQQGASYDTLLTVAKATEDLGFDAFFRSDHYLSMGSADGLPGPTDAWITLAGLARETSRIRLGTLMTAGTFRLPGVLAIQVAQVDQMSGGRVELGLGAGWFEEEHKAYGIPFPKEKFARLEEQLAVVTGLWGTETGKTFSHDGTYYTLQDSPALPKPVQQRIPVLIGGHGATRTPRLAARYADEFNIPFASLEDTERQFGRVRAAAEEAGRTPDDLVYSNALVVCAGRDDAEVARRAAAIGRDVDELKANGLAGSPAEIVDKIGRYAAAGSSRIYLQILDLDDLDHLELLSSQVQSQLN, from the coding sequence ATGGACCTTCGAATCTTCACCGAGCCCCAGCAAGGGGCCTCCTACGACACCCTGCTCACCGTCGCCAAGGCCACCGAGGACCTCGGCTTCGACGCCTTTTTCCGGTCGGACCACTATCTGAGCATGGGCTCCGCCGACGGCCTGCCGGGCCCCACCGACGCCTGGATCACCCTGGCCGGTCTCGCCCGTGAGACCAGCCGGATCAGGCTCGGCACGCTCATGACCGCCGGCACTTTCCGGCTGCCCGGAGTGCTGGCCATCCAGGTCGCCCAGGTCGACCAGATGTCGGGCGGACGGGTCGAGCTGGGCCTCGGCGCGGGCTGGTTCGAGGAGGAGCACAAGGCGTACGGGATCCCCTTCCCCAAGGAGAAGTTCGCCCGGCTCGAGGAGCAACTGGCCGTGGTGACGGGCCTGTGGGGCACAGAGACCGGCAAGACGTTCAGCCATGACGGGACGTACTACACGCTGCAGGACTCGCCCGCGCTGCCCAAGCCCGTCCAGCAGAGGATTCCGGTGCTCATCGGCGGACACGGCGCGACCCGCACCCCGCGTCTGGCCGCACGGTACGCCGATGAGTTCAACATTCCCTTCGCTTCGCTGGAGGACACCGAGCGGCAGTTCGGCCGGGTCCGCGCCGCCGCCGAGGAGGCGGGACGCACACCGGACGACCTCGTCTACTCCAACGCGCTGGTCGTCTGCGCCGGCAGGGACGACGCGGAGGTCGCGCGGCGTGCCGCCGCCATCGGCCGAGATGTGGACGAGCTGAAGGCCAACGGCCTGGCGGGGTCGCCCGCCGAGATCGTCGACAAGATCGGCCGCTATGCCGCGGCCGGTTCCTCCCGTATCTATCTGCAGATCCTCGACCTCGACGATCTGGACCACCTGGAACTCCTCTCCTCCCAGGTCCAGTCCCAGCTGAACTGA
- the mmuM gene encoding homocysteine S-methyltransferase, producing the protein MKPARSLSTALAEGGPLVLDGGLSNQLEAQGCDLSDDLWSARLLADAPEQIETAHAAYVRAGAQVLITSSYQATFEGFAGRGTGRDEATALLTRSVTLARAAAERTEREVWVAASVGPYGAMLADGSEYRGRYGLTVRELEDFHRPRIEVLAAAGPDVLALETVPDTDEATALLRVSEGIGLPVWLSYSIAGGRTRAGQDLAAALALAAGHDQVIAVGVNCCEPADTDRAVELATRETGKPVVVYPNSGERWDAASRAWRGEVTFDPARLPGWAAAGARLVGGCCRVGPDRIAALAALAGTRKT; encoded by the coding sequence GTGAAGCCCGCCCGCAGCCTCTCGACCGCCCTCGCAGAGGGGGGTCCCCTCGTCCTCGACGGCGGCCTTTCCAACCAGCTCGAGGCGCAGGGCTGTGATCTGTCCGACGACCTCTGGTCGGCGCGGCTCCTCGCCGACGCTCCCGAACAGATCGAGACCGCCCACGCGGCGTATGTGCGGGCGGGCGCACAGGTGCTCATCACGTCCAGCTACCAGGCCACGTTCGAGGGCTTCGCCGGACGCGGCACGGGACGTGACGAGGCCACGGCACTCCTCACCCGCAGTGTGACGCTGGCCCGCGCCGCGGCGGAGCGCACGGAGCGGGAGGTGTGGGTCGCGGCCTCGGTGGGACCGTACGGGGCGATGCTCGCGGACGGCAGCGAGTACCGCGGACGGTACGGGCTGACGGTGCGGGAGCTGGAGGACTTCCACCGTCCGCGTATCGAGGTCCTGGCAGCGGCGGGCCCCGACGTTCTCGCCCTGGAGACGGTGCCGGACACCGACGAGGCGACGGCACTGCTGCGGGTCTCGGAAGGCATCGGCCTGCCGGTGTGGCTCTCCTACAGCATCGCGGGCGGGCGCACGCGCGCCGGCCAGGACCTGGCGGCGGCCCTCGCCCTCGCCGCCGGCCATGACCAGGTGATCGCCGTCGGCGTCAACTGCTGCGAGCCGGCGGACACGGACCGTGCCGTGGAGCTGGCCACCCGGGAGACGGGCAAGCCGGTCGTCGTCTACCCCAACAGCGGTGAGCGGTGGGACGCGGCGTCCCGTGCCTGGCGGGGCGAGGTCACCTTCGATCCGGCGCGACTGCCCGGCTGGGCCGCGGCGGGCGCCCGGCTGGTCGGCGGCTGCTGCCGCGTCGGCCCCGACCGTATCGCCGCCCTGGCGGCGCTCGCCGGGACCCGGAAGACCTGA
- a CDS encoding excalibur calcium-binding domain-containing protein: MTNPYGPVPPPPAGGAPGTLDANQKTVLGCGVMAAVALVLVLVAGACSPDPQVGQKAVPGPTVTVTARETVTAPPAAAMPELVGAGFADARQQTASLTGGGLTAYSAYADVGLPTDHDDWTVCFQSPAGGTSPLSRQTALTVHLVAAGTKCPAEQGGKLHKPKPAPKPKPKPTPTPAPDDEDDSSSSSTGGGGGGGSVYYRNCDAARDAGAAPVRTSDPGYGRHLDRDGDGVACE, translated from the coding sequence GTGACGAACCCCTACGGACCCGTTCCGCCCCCGCCCGCGGGCGGCGCCCCCGGCACTCTCGACGCGAACCAGAAGACGGTCCTCGGCTGCGGAGTCATGGCCGCCGTCGCGCTCGTCCTCGTTCTCGTCGCCGGCGCGTGCTCACCCGATCCACAGGTCGGTCAGAAGGCCGTGCCCGGCCCCACGGTCACCGTCACCGCCCGCGAGACCGTCACCGCCCCGCCGGCCGCGGCGATGCCCGAGCTCGTCGGCGCCGGCTTCGCCGACGCCCGGCAGCAGACCGCGTCCCTGACCGGCGGCGGCCTGACCGCCTACAGCGCGTACGCGGACGTCGGCCTCCCGACGGATCACGACGACTGGACCGTCTGTTTCCAGAGCCCCGCGGGCGGCACGTCACCGCTCTCCCGGCAGACCGCCCTCACGGTCCACCTGGTGGCGGCCGGCACCAAGTGCCCGGCGGAGCAGGGCGGGAAGCTGCACAAGCCGAAGCCCGCACCGAAGCCCAAGCCCAAGCCGACACCCACGCCGGCACCGGACGACGAGGACGACTCCTCCAGCAGCAGCACCGGAGGCGGTGGCGGAGGCGGCAGTGTCTACTACCGCAACTGTGACGCCGCCAGGGACGCGGGCGCCGCGCCCGTCCGCACGAGCGACCCCGGCTACGGCCGCCACCTCGACCGCGACGGGGACGGCGTCGCCTGCGAGTAA
- a CDS encoding 3' terminal RNA ribose 2'-O-methyltransferase Hen1, translating to MFLTITTTGTLERPATDLGFLLHKHPDKAQTFSTSHGTAHVLYPEATAERCTAALLLEVDPVALVRRGKGKGSGGAPDSALAQYVNDRPYAASSLLSVAMSTVFKSALRGVCQAMPERAATPLPLRIEVPALPARGGAELVRKLFGPLGWDTIEAHPVALDGQFPEWGDSRYVRLTLEGRMRLADALRQLYVLLPVLDDAKHYWVAPDEVDKLLRSGEGWLAGHPEQKLITSRYLSRRWGLTRQAMERLELVRLAESDDLDVEDVDNAVDETKDTDERPVPLAEQRRAAILDALRTAGASSVLDLGCGQGQLVQALLKDVRFTDVVGVDVSVRALTIAARRLRLDSMGERQARRVTLFQGSLTYTDKRLTGYDAAVLSEVVEHLDPPRLPALEYAVFGSARPRTVIVTTPNVEYNVRWETLPAGHVRHSDHRFEWTREEFRTWAATTAQRHGYGVEYVAVGDDDPEVGPPTQMAVFTQKDRNEAKAA from the coding sequence GTGTTCCTGACAATCACCACGACCGGCACCCTTGAGCGTCCCGCCACCGACCTGGGCTTCCTGCTGCACAAGCACCCCGACAAGGCGCAGACGTTCTCCACCTCGCACGGCACGGCCCACGTCCTCTACCCCGAGGCCACCGCCGAACGCTGCACGGCCGCACTGCTGCTGGAGGTCGATCCGGTCGCGCTGGTCCGCCGCGGCAAGGGCAAGGGCAGCGGCGGAGCACCCGACTCCGCCCTCGCCCAGTACGTCAACGACCGGCCCTACGCCGCATCCTCACTCCTCTCCGTCGCCATGAGCACCGTCTTCAAGAGCGCCCTGCGCGGCGTGTGCCAGGCGATGCCTGAGCGGGCAGCGACCCCGCTGCCCCTGAGGATCGAGGTCCCCGCACTGCCCGCACGCGGCGGCGCCGAACTCGTCCGCAAACTCTTCGGACCGCTCGGCTGGGACACGATCGAGGCCCACCCGGTCGCACTCGACGGCCAGTTCCCCGAATGGGGCGACTCGCGCTACGTACGACTGACACTGGAAGGGCGGATGCGCCTCGCGGACGCGCTGCGCCAGCTCTACGTCCTGCTGCCGGTGCTCGACGACGCCAAGCACTACTGGGTCGCACCGGACGAGGTCGACAAACTGCTGCGGTCGGGAGAGGGCTGGCTGGCCGGCCACCCCGAACAGAAACTCATCACCAGCCGCTATCTGTCGCGCCGCTGGGGCCTGACCCGGCAGGCCATGGAACGCCTCGAACTCGTGCGGCTCGCCGAGAGCGACGACCTCGACGTCGAGGACGTCGACAACGCCGTCGACGAGACCAAGGACACCGACGAACGCCCGGTGCCGCTCGCCGAGCAGCGACGCGCCGCGATCCTGGACGCGCTCCGCACGGCAGGCGCCTCCAGCGTCCTCGACCTGGGCTGCGGGCAGGGCCAGCTCGTCCAGGCGCTCCTGAAGGACGTCCGCTTCACCGACGTCGTCGGCGTCGACGTGTCCGTACGCGCGCTCACGATCGCCGCCAGAAGGCTCAGACTGGACAGCATGGGCGAACGGCAGGCACGCCGCGTCACCCTGTTCCAGGGCTCCCTCACCTACACCGACAAACGCCTCACGGGCTATGACGCCGCCGTCCTCAGCGAGGTCGTCGAGCATCTCGACCCGCCCCGCCTGCCCGCCCTCGAGTACGCGGTGTTCGGCTCCGCCCGCCCGCGCACGGTGATCGTGACGACACCGAACGTCGAGTACAACGTGCGCTGGGAGACGCTGCCCGCCGGGCACGTCCGCCACAGCGACCACCGCTTCGAGTGGACCCGCGAGGAGTTCCGCACCTGGGCCGCCACCACCGCGCAGCGGCACGGCTACGGCGTGGAGTACGTGGCCGTCGGCGACGACGACCCCGAGGTCGGCCCGCCGACACAGATGGCCGTCTTCACCCAGAAGGACCGGAACGAGGCGAAGGCCGCATGA